AGAAGCGCATGTACATGGAGTATCTGGCACTGATCAAGGAGATCGACTGCCAGAACAAGATCATCCAGGACATCAAGGGCAATGTGATGGACATGTGCTCCAAGCCCTGCCAGACCCGCAACGACATGCGCGAGATCAAGCGCCTGCGCGTGTGCATGGAGCAGGAGAACATCAAACTCCACACCATGATGCGGCGTGCCATCGAGCTGCAGAACTTTGGCTCGCATCGGCACTACCAGGAGGTGAACCTGACCACCACCGTGGACGAGGATCAGCTCTCGCCCTACATGTGCAACATGGGCACATGCAACGGGCTGCGGGATAGCTCGGCGGAACCCTGCAGCGATGAGGCCAGCTCTTGTGCCAGTcatggcggtggcggtggagcGATGGATGAGCGACTGATCTGTGCCCTGCAGAAGGCCATGCAGAAGATGAAGGGCGCCTGTCCGGAGGATAGGCGCATGATGCAGGAGATTGCCGCTGCCATAATGGCCTGCAAGAGCAAGCCGCCCGTCTGCAGTCCCGGACCCTGTGGCGCGAAGTCTCCCTGCccggagagcagcagcagcgtgtgcCCCGCTGCACCGCCCTGTCGTTCGGCCAAGCGCTCGCATGGCCATGCCCCATGTCCGCAGAACTCCTCCGCGCCCTCACACACAGAGTCCATGGACAGGCTGAAGCATCGCATTGTGAAAATGCAGTGTGCGGTGAAGAAGTTGCTGCACGAAGTGAGCCAGCGCGAGGGGCAGGAGCCGTGCGATGATCAgagcgaggatgaggagccTTGCGCCCGCCCATGCCCGGCACGTCCGCCCTGCCCGGAGGAACCCGATCCACTGGTCATCTGCGGCGGCAAGCTCAACACCAAGGCGGACAAGTACGAAAAAATGAAGGAGAACTACACGCGGCTGCTGACCGAGTTCCAGCGCAAGGATTGCCAGATGAAGGAGATGCAGAAAAGGTAAGGGAAATGTTTGCTCTTCTCTTaatccaactccaactcctacCCAGAATGAAGGGCATTTGTGGCAGCGGCCCATCGAAAGGCGGCGATGGAGAGGCCGATGCTGCCGAGTTGAATCTGCTGCGTGCACGCGTCAATGagctgaaggaggagcagcaggagttcAAGTGCATCATGAAggagcagtcgcagcagctggaggactaCCGCAACAAGTACCTGCTGGCCCAGCAGAAGGTCGAGGAGCAGTGCGTGTCGCTGGAGAAGCTGAACATGAACAACAAGCGCATCGAGCAGCAGATCAACACGGAGGTGAAGGAGATCCGTGCCAAGTTCCAGGAGAAGCTCAACGAGCTGCTCCACTTCcccaagctgctggagaacgagcagctgaagctggccCAGATCTGCAAGGAGAAGGACGAGCTGCAGGGCAAGCTGGTGGTCGTCTGCAAGGAGCTCAAGTCCTGCAAGGCCCAAATGAGCTCCCCCACCTCGGTGGACGTGCGCCCACAACTAGCCCAGTGCCAGCTGGAGCTCACGCAGGCCCGCAACGaactggaggagctgctgcgccagCGAGATCTCTTCTGCGAACAGCTGAAGGCCACCCAGGACGACCTCGACACACTGCGCACTGAGTCCGCCAAGATCATAGCCGGCACCAAAGAGCGCGCCGAACTGATTAaatcccagcagcaggagcacatCAATCGCCTCGAGAAGGAGCTGGCCCAGTGCCGTGCCACCGCCTCACTGTCCGTCAACGATCGCGAGGCCGTCATACGCGAGATGCAGGGTCAGCTCAACACGCTCTCCTACAGCTTCGATGCCGCCCAGAAGCAAATCAAGACGCTGCGCAACCACATTGCCTATGTATCCAATGAGAATTGTTTCCCAGTCAAGTGCTAGGTGGGCCCAAGCAGAGAGCTGTGATTCATGATTCCAAATTGTTCTgttaaaacataaattctAGAGCAAGTCTTTCCATATAAAATGCAGATAAATGGGCTAAGACTTGCAGCTCTATGGGGAGACGGGCCTTAGATTTAGCTTATCTTATCTGCTGGATATCCAATTTAGATTCGTTTTTATGGCGCTCCCTCGGGAAACAAATATATTGCTTTATTCTCTGTAGCACTTTGAGGAACAACTACTAAATGGTCAATGTTTCTATGTACTTTAAGGAGGAGGCGCTACTGTAATGGCGAGTAGAAAAAAACAATCTACAATGACTTGACGGCCAGTCGCTTCATTTTGGGTGCATTCTTTTTGGCCTGACGCTTCTGCTCCTTGGCCTCCCAGCGGCGCTGCTTCTCCGGGTCTTCATCGGCCAGAAtgcgctccttctcctgcttgcGCTTGTCCTCGCGACGCTGAGCAGCGGCCTCGGCACGTGCAGCGTGTGTGCTCTTCAAGAACTCCTCCTCAACGCGCTGACGGTTCTTGTCAGACTTGGACTTGCCCTGCAAACAGATTTATAGTACCAAACACTCAATCGTATTTGTGGATGGATTACCTCCTTGGACATGCGATAAGTCTTCAAACGTTCCATTAGGTAAAAGATCAACAATAACAAGGGCTTAATGGTTTCCATTTCGGCATGCTTGGGCAGATTGAAGCCGGCCAGGAGCACCGGCTTTGTCTCCAGCTGCTTCAGTGTGTtgccctcctcctgctggatGGGGCCACTGAACTGATCCGAAATGTGCAGGTAATCGATATAGCTTTGGTATTTCTTAAGTGCGGTAATAATGCGTGTCTCCAGTATGGCAGATGTTGCCTCTGGCACCTCCGAGAGCACTGCGAAGCCATTGGGCACATTGTAGCGATCCTCCGGCTTCCCGACTAGACTACAGAATTTGCTCTGCAAAATGGCCAGCAAAATGGTTTTAGAATCGAATTTAAATTGGGCATTAATAAAGGTTCCTTACCAAATCTGTATATTCCTTAAAGACCTTGGTGATGGTCTTCTTAGTGCCGActgcaaatacaaatgaatCCATTAGGCCACGCGTCAGTTCGATTTTGATATGGACCTGATCCAGCTGGGGGCGCATCAGTCCCGCCACAAGGGACACCAAGTCCTGGCGCTTGATCATCTTTAGCTCGACGAGCATGCCTTCGCAGCATGTGCGTCCCGAGCACCAGAGCGTGTAcaggctctcgctctccttgaTCAGACCGGGATTCTCATTCTCAGCCTTGCCATCGTCCCCCACCAAGGCAAAGTTCTCATCCAACAGAGCTTTGTGCGTGCTGAACCAGAGCTGGGCCAGTCGTGCGTTTTTCGCCTTTCCCGCAAAGAAGTTGGCAAAGTACGCCAGCAGACCGGCGACCATCAGCATCTCCATCCAATAGGAGTCCCAGTGGGTGCGGAAGTGCAGCGGGATGTTGGGTATATTCAGTTTGGGCTCGGCCTGCTCGTCGATTGGCGGGTCCTTGGCATCGCCGCCGTCATAGCCCTCgaactcctcctcgtcctggAAGTGCTCGAactcgtcgtcctcctccacaaggccatcatcatcatcgtcgtcgacGACTTGCGGCTGCTTGCGTGGCGGCACTTGTTCCTCCCTGGAGCCACTGTCCCCGCCAGCACCTTCACCTGCCGAATTGGACTCTGCATTCTTGGCCGCTGGCTCCGTGTAATAGTTGGAACCAACGAACTCATCATCGAATTCGGCAAAATCATTGTCATTATCGCCTTCCTCAAAGTCCGACTGCGCCTGGCACGCACAGATgagcgccagcagcaaaaaggcaaataCTGGTCGCATTCTTAACGAATACTCTTCACTAATGTTACGTTTTGTGTCCTTAACTAAGTTACAATTTCTCTAAATGTGCTATATTTTCACCCTAATTACGAAAAAAAGAATCTAGGTTAAATTTGGGTTAGGGCTGCACAACTATCGATGGTACTTTTTTCGATAATCGATGTA
The sequence above is a segment of the Drosophila subobscura isolate 14011-0131.10 chromosome U, UCBerk_Dsub_1.0, whole genome shotgun sequence genome. Coding sequences within it:
- the LOC117902372 gene encoding uncharacterized protein LOC117902372; the encoded protein is MADTENTEDGGEYEEEQKFMEEHMMEEGIEDDLFSRLGESSDDPEQKRMYMEYLALIKEIDCQNKIIQDIKGNVMDMCSKPCQTRNDMREIKRLRVCMEQENIKLHTMMRRAIELQNFGSHRHYQEVNLTTTVDEDQLSPYMCNMGTCNGLRDSSAEPCSDEASSCASHGGGGGAMDERLICALQKAMQKMKGACPEDRRMMQEIAAAIMACKSKPPVCSPGPCGAKSPCPESSSSVCPAAPPCRSAKRSHGHAPCPQNSSAPSHTESMDRLKHRIVKMQCAVKKLLHEVSQREGQEPCDDQSEDEEPCARPCPARPPCPEEPDPLVICGGKLNTKADKYEKMKENYTRLLTEFQRKDCQMKEMQKRMKGICGSGPSKGGDGEADAAELNLLRARVNELKEEQQEFKCIMKEQSQQLEDYRNKYLLAQQKVEEQCVSLEKLNMNNKRIEQQINTEVKEIRAKFQEKLNELLHFPKLLENEQLKLAQICKEKDELQGKLVVVCKELKSCKAQMSSPTSVDVRPQLAQCQLELTQARNELEELLRQRDLFCEQLKATQDDLDTLRTESAKIIAGTKERAELIKSQQQEHINRLEKELAQCRATASLSVNDREAVIREMQGQLNTLSYSFDAAQKQIKTLRNHIAYVSNENCFPVKC
- the LOC117902374 gene encoding coiled-coil domain-containing protein 47 isoform X1, whose product is MRPVFAFLLLALICACQAQSDFEEGDNDNDFAEFDDEFVGSNYYTEPAAKNAESNSAGEGAGGDSGSREEQVPPRKQPQVVDDDDDDGLVEEDDEFEHFQDEEEFEGYDGGDAKDPPIDEQAEPKLNIPNIPLHFRTHWDSYWMEMLMVAGLLAYFANFFAGKAKNARLAQLWFSTHKALLDENFALVGDDGKAENENPGLIKESESLYTLWCSGRTCCEGMLVELKMIKRQDLVSLVAGLMRPQLDQVHIKIELTRGLMDSFVFAVGTKKTITKVFKEYTDLSKFCSLVGKPEDRYNVPNGFAVLSEVPEATSAILETRIITALKKYQSYIDYLHISDQFSGPIQQEEGNTLKQLETKPVLLAGFNLPKHAEMETIKPLLLLIFYLMERLKTYRMSKEGKSKSDKNRQRVEEEFLKSTHAARAEAAAQRREDKRKQEKERILADEDPEKQRRWEAKEQKRQAKKNAPKMKRLAVKSL